In Anopheles merus strain MAF unplaced genomic scaffold, AmerM5.1 LNR4000042, whole genome shotgun sequence, the following are encoded in one genomic region:
- the LOC121601226 gene encoding ATP synthase subunit beta, mitochondrial-like: MMRRFQRFDLQAFQITELFTGYAGKLVNKENIIKVYTMLMNGKLDQLTEIAFYMVGPIENFGKTK, translated from the coding sequence ATGATGCGCCGTTTCCAGCGTTTCGATTTGCAGGCGTTTCAGATCACAGAATTGTTCACGGGCTATGCCGGCAAGCTGGTGAACAAAGAGAACATTATCAAGGTTTACACCATGCTCATGAACGGCAAACTCGACCAACTGACAGAGATTGCCTTTTACATGGTCGGTCCGATCGagaattttggcaaaacgaagtaa